The proteins below are encoded in one region of Saccopteryx leptura isolate mSacLep1 chromosome 1, mSacLep1_pri_phased_curated, whole genome shotgun sequence:
- the CLEC2B gene encoding C-type lectin domain family 2 member B yields MPQNTVSAALSEVVPRTNNNNQNTDSENNGIDKCKMSIILIALSVFIVLLVLLVIGLLPTQYYCPDYWIGFQDNCYNFSNDEGDWNSSRKNCLTQHADLTVIDTKEEMDFLRQHKCNSDHWIGLQMTENQTGKWVNGNIFNKWFTVKGNEKCTYLSDDGTATARCYTERKWVCRKKKKRINFLLRDY; encoded by the exons ATGCCACAAAACACCGTCTCAGCAGCCTTGTCTGAAGTGGTGCCAAGAACCAATAATAACAACCAAAATACTGATTCAGAAAATAATG gtatTGACAAGTGTAAGATGTCTATTATATTAATAGCACTAtctgtatttattgttttattagttCTGTTAG TTATAGGACTTTTACCTACTCAATATTATTGTCCAGATTATTGGATTGGTTTTCAAGATAATTGCTATAATTTTTCTAATGATGAAGGGGATTGGAATTCAAGTAGAAAAAACTGTTTGACTCAACATGCTGACCTCACTGTGATTGACACTAAAGAAGAAATG GATTTTCTAAGACAACACAAGTGCAATTCTGATCACTGGATTGGTTTGCAGATGACAGAAAatcaaacaggaaaatgggtaaatggAAACATATTTAACAAATG GTTTACtgtgaaaggaaatgaaaaatgcaCTTACCTCAGTGATGATGGTACAGCAACAGCTAGATGctacacagaaagaaaatgggtttgcaggaagaaaaaaaaacgcATAAATTTTCTGCTGAGGGACTACTAA
- the KLRF2 gene encoding LOW QUALITY PROTEIN: killer cell lectin-like receptor subfamily F member 2 (The sequence of the model RefSeq protein was modified relative to this genomic sequence to represent the inferred CDS: deleted 1 base in 1 codon; substituted 2 bases at 2 genomic stop codons), whose amino-acid sequence METFEEMEAEDGSYMMLKGKNPFKSHQRSNDFSLCPHDYCIFLVFECIGVLIFMITMIILNFSVKKMDFSQKVNVSRLAENNSVCPNSWLLNQEKCYXFSTSSKTWDESQCDYTKFQAHLPVIHNLKELEFIQKNLKPRHLSWTGLYIISPRKQWIWIDEHPFVEQKIFSIIGPTDSMSCAAITGNQVYSEVCNSRFNGIXQRDCLNNKSKSVH is encoded by the exons ATGGAAACATTTGAGGAGATGGAGGCTGAAGACGGA AGCTACATGATGCTGAAGGGCAAGAATCCTTTCAAATCCCATCAGAGATCTAATG ATTTCTCCTTGTGTCCACATGATTATTGCATTTTTCTAGTATTTGAATGCATTGGGGTTCTTATTTTCATGATAACAATGATTATTCTGAACTTTTCAG TTAAAAAAATGGATTTCTCACAGAAAGTAAATGTCAGCAGACTAGCAG aaaataattctGTGTGCCCAAATAGCTGGCTATTAAACCAAGAAAAGTGTTACTAGTTTTCAACTTCTTCTAAAACTTGGGATGAGAGTCAATGTGATTATACTAAGTTCCAGGCACATTTGCCAGTGATTCACAATTTGAAAGAGCTG GAATTTATACAGAAGAATTTAAAACCCAGACACCTTAGTTGGACTGGACTATACATTATATCCCCAAGAAAGCAATGGATATGGATAGATGAACACCCTTTTGTGGAACAAAAAAT TTTTTCGATTATTGGACCAACTGATAGCATGAGCTGTGCTGCCATAACAGGAAATCAAGTGTATTCTGAAGTCTGTAACTCCAGATTTAATGGCATTTGACAGAGAGATTGTCTGAACAATAAAAGCAAATCtgtgcattaa